AAGAAATAAGATCTGGGAGAAAGGTAAGCCTGTGACTTCACAATGGTACTGCTCAAGAACTCTAGGAAAGCAGAGAAGATGCTGAAGTATGTGTATGAATTAGAAATAGCTATTTTCACTAAGGCCATGAGAATAAAGCAGGGTTTGTGCTggataggaaaaaaccccaaaaccaaaaagactGTGTAATAAAGCATGTGTAATTGTCATTACTTTCTCAGCAAttagaaaaatgagagagaatAAATTACAAAAGGGGGGACTAAACTCTCAagataagggaaaaaaagtttatgccaccagaaagaaataaacataGCTAATATACCAAACATATTGttccaaacatttttcattctctcttctccctgtgcaataatttcatataaaaatagAATGCAGCATCCTCTTAAACACGGAAATATCTTCTCATTTGTAGGAAAAGCAAATAACCCACCTacagtcagaaggaaaaaagcttaCATTACCTGATGATAAGGTGACTAAACTGTGGCAGGGTTGGTTAGCCTGCGTTTATTTAGTCTCTATCAAAGCAAATATCAATAacacatttctgtttaaaatctgACTTGGGACACCTGCTTACCTATTTATAGCTGATGAAGTTCTCACAGAAAGCCACAGTCAGTACTGTCTTATCTTTCAGTAGGCAAAGAGCTGTTTACCTTACATGAGCCCAGCATTCCCTGTTTCCACAGGCAGTTTAATTAGGATGCATGTTCACCCAACAGAAGCAATGAGTGGAGTGGTAAATAATAGTTGGTAGAGCAGTCTGAAGCATTTCGTTATAAGTGACTTACTGTAATCATTgtaattaaaaagataaaaggtCAAACAGGACAGTAACATACAACAGGGGTTTGCTGCTCACCAGATAATTTGTTTGAGGTTGATGTCACCACACCACTCACAGTCATATCAGTTCCATCCTCTTAGAAAAAGGTCCTTGTGTTTCAGTCTTAAAACGATCTAATTATCATTATGTTAACACAGgtcatttgaaatattttacatgaaaTTATCAATGTACACAATTTCAATACTTGCACTTAACTGGCCAGTGGTTTAACCTGCTCTGGTGAATTCTGGCAGCATAAGGCTGTACCAGCCATCTATTTCTGTAACAATTTTAAAGAACCTACAGTTCCTTCCATGTAGAAGTATCTGCTTTGCATAAAATGTATACCATGATCCTGGGACAAAGAGAGGAACTGTGACAAGTGAGAATAACAGGAAAAGTGATGGTGGTATGGAAAAGAAATCATTGTCTGTAGGGAATTCACAGGACCACTGCAGCCCTCTCACCACTCAGCACTGCCATAGGCCTATTCCTTCCAAAACAAACTACCTTCTCCTATACTGAAGCTTTTTCTAATGCTCCGAAGTTACAGTTGTGCTCAAGGAAGCAGATCTACCTGATGCTATCTCTGAAACTTTAGAACTTCCAGGCAATTTAAAAATTTAGGTTGGGATTAGCAGTGCCTTCCTTACCGTCCTTCAAATGTAAGGCTCCTATGAGGTTCATTCTCACAGCAACATTCAAGCTGTTTTCAGATATACATATGGCTATCCATATGTGTTTCCCCCAAAACAACCAccttatttatttctgcttctcttccctttgctgACAATAGGGATggatttatttcatttactgACTGTAATTCCTtactatattttaaaactggTAACTTACCAAACACATTATTTGCACAATGCCACTGATTATAGTGTTACACAAAAATCTTTAGTTCCAGAAGGGTTACAGTCTTATACAACTAGACTGAGGTATCATACTATTTCTTGACCAAATTCCTGATTCTTCATGAGAgttgttctgccttttttacATCCCAAGAACTCCAGAATAAGCTCAGGGAATTCAATACCTCAGAGTGCCAGACATAAGTTTCCCACCTCCgttattttttggtttattttaacacatttctgaaaatgtaataTAATCACTGTTGCACTTCCTTGAAAGAACATATGCTATTAATTAATATCAGCTAAAGCTACTACTGACATGAAACAGCACAGGTCAACATGTGGGTAGAAAAGGGTAATTGGAAGCAAAACAATACGCTACTGAAGGGATGTATGAAGCAACCATGGGAAAATTGCCCTGACATCTGCCATTGCACAGAATCAACCCCATCAAACAGGGAACATTCACCATCAGCTACCTTTGTCTTAGACACTGAATCTGTCACTTAGAACACACAGAGTGGGATGTTCTTGCCAAAATGTACCAGTGACTGGTCAGTCTAGTCCCAGATAAAGGTCTTGCTCAGCCTTAACTGGGCCCTGATCTACTTTATTGCAAGTTAAACTTGCAGTGGTGATTTCTGGAGTAGAAACTTCACTACAGTTTCTAACTGCAGAGTTCTGGGCTGTAATTTTCGTGGGTACATAAGTGAGTGAAGCCTGTAAGTGACCACACAGCACCAGCATGTAGCTGGGACAGGTCCAATATTGCCAGACCTTGATGTTCCAGGATATATCGGTTATTGtcaaataactttttctttcttggaatCTTTCACAACCAGGGGAAGAGATAAGAGAATTTATCTTGAAATCTTTTTATTGTGCTTTCCATGTCCTAGGGTGGCCTGACCTTCTGCAGAGACAAACACAATGTATTCAAGATTTGGCACAGTTTGAAAGCCAAATTTTGCTCAGCCTGTACTATAGTGCCACATATGCAGAGAAAGATATGCCTTTTATGTGTTATCCCTATTTGCttgactttttaatttcttaaacaGGGCAAAAATAGCTGATTCACAGAATGAGATGAAGATACTGGGAAGTGTTGGATGGCACAACTTAACAAAGGATTTGCTGGTTGCATTTTAATAGATATTCCAAATTTTATAGAATTAATCAAGAACCTAAATCTTGGAATTATCCTGCTACCTTATTCATGCAAACATATAAAAGAACAAGAGCTAAGACAGAGAAATAACAAGTCTTTTAAAATCTAACAGAACCAAAGAGTGACCTCACTCACAAGATGCTGCCTGCAATCCATATTCTGGGTTCAGTTCCCTAGGCTCCACCTTAGACTTACTCTGTGGGCTTTGCTGAAACATATCTATGCCTCACTTCCCCATTAAAAACACAATCCATTTGGAGTAAGGTTTGTCTTCCAACAAGAGCAAATCAAACACTAAACACAGTAGCATTCTGCACTAAACAGGAATGTCAGTGCTGAGTCACTCTAATGAACGGCTACCTCTGTAACAATACAGCCAGTGTGTCTATAATGATGGGCATCTCCTCTTTCTGAAAGCATCTGTACTGCCCCAGAGACTTAGGTGTCTGTTTATCTATAAAAGCGACTTACACTCATAAGGGTTTTGCTTGCTGTTTgggctttgttttattttgtttttaaagccaaaatatttcagttgatTTTGCTTGAAACAGCACAAGTTTGGTTTGGCTGACAGCTGTCAGGACCCTGCAAACAGCAGTTAACTCTGCAATAATAACTAtccaatttttttattttatttttcctaaaatatcCACTATGTTCATAGACTCTGGGAAATATTTAGTATCGGACTCAGTTACACCATATTACCTGCTTTCTAAAGTCATAAGTCATTAACAAGGAAATGATGCTTGCAGAACACACAGGTCCTGGCAAACCCAACAGGTACCATGTAAAGGATATTTCATACCATTGCTGTACCCTTAATATGGTCCAGAAATGCAACTTTAGCTCTTGGATACATAAATATGTCAGTAACTGAAGAAGTAATAGAAATTGTTGTTCCCCCTTGCACCCTCCTTAAACTCTTTGTAGAGTTATTAATGTGCAGTGGCTCAGAACATGTCTGgattttcatggattttttttttctctctctagtttttaaaaaatgtagttCCAAGCCAGATGGGGAGCTAAGTAACCTCTGATTATTTCAGCTATTTATGGTGCAACAGACTACTAGGCTGTGTGGTTTTGTCTTTCTTGGTGAtgtaaaaattgttttaatgaACTAAGGCAATGTATAGCAAGAAATTTCTAGGTATTCACCTCAGAGATACAAATAAGTAACTAAACttgcttattttcttaattCATTACACTTTGTAGTAACATAATTAATTAGTCTTTAGAATGCTTAAGTTTGGTTTCTGAGATATTTGAATAAGTTTTCTCATTAGATATGTCACCTatttatggaaagaaaataacctAAAGACTCCCCTGAATTTATAGTTATCAGCTTTTTTCAGTCTCTTACTATTTTTCACATATGTTCACTAACTGCTGTTATTTTAAATTGGAACTTTGTTAATTGAAAGTGGTTTGTTAGAtttcattaatattaaaatgttcAGCTAAGTCCTAACATTCTTACCTATGTTTTATTCTGCAAAGTCTGTACCAAAATAGGAATTGGTTGAGAAAACACTTGAAGATGGCTTATTTTTCAGTTCGAAGACACTGACACGTTGTGTTAGACACAAGAATTTGACATTTAattgaaacttttaaaaaatttaatccCTATCATGAatacttctttcttcctcttttcccctccTAGGTGTGAGCTTCATATTTTCTCCCAGAAACAAGGCTACAGCTGAAGAGATCAGGATGATACCCAATTACTCCACTGAAGAAACTGTTAAAAGGATCCATGTTGACTGTCCCGTTTCAGGGAGGCACAGTTACATCTACATTATGGTTCCCACCGTTTACAGCATCATTTTCATCATAGGCATATTTGGGAACAGCCTGGTTGTTATTGTCATTTACTGCTACATGAAGTTAAAAACAGTAGCCAGCATCTTTCTTCTAAACCTGGCATTGGCTGACTTGTGTTTTTTAATAACTCTgcccctctgggcagcctaCACGGCCATGGAGTACCAGTGGCCTTTCGGCAACCTTTTGTGCAAGTTGGCATCAGCGGGGATCAGTTTCAACCTGTACGCCAGCGTGTTCCTGCTCACGTGCCTCAGCATCGACCGCTACCTGGCCATCGTCCACCCGGTGAAGTCCCGAATCCGCCGCACCATGTTTGTGGCCAGGATAACCTGCATTGCCATCTGGCTCCTCGCCGGCGTGGCCACTCTGCCTGTCGTTATTCACCGCAACATCTTCTTTGCTGAGAACTTGAACATGACCGTCTGCGGGTTTCGGTATGACAACAATAATACAACGCTCCGTGTCGGATTAGGTTTATCCAAAAATTTGCTGGGCTTTTTAATTCCGTTTCTCATCATATTAACAAGCTACACCTTAATTTGGAAGACCCTGAAGAAGGCATATCAAATTCAAAAAAATAAGACCAGAAATGACGATATTTTTAAGATGATTGTTGCGAtagtgtttttcttcttctttgccTGGATTCCTCATCAAGTGTTCACTTTTCTGGACGTGTTAATTCAATTACATGTAATAACAGACTGCAAAATCACTGATATTGTGGACACAGCTATGCCCTTCACCATTTGTATCGCTTACTTTAACAACTGTCTGAATCcctttttttatgttttttttggaaagaactttaaaaaatacttccttCAGCTAATAAAATACATTCCACCGAATGTCAGTGCACATCCAAGCCTAACAACAAAAATGAGCTCCCTCTCATACCGGCCACCAGAAAACATACGCTTGCACACTAAAAAGACTGCTGGGCCTTTTGACACCGATTGATGCATTTTGCAATATACTTGTTTTGAACAACCTTGTGTACAAAGCAGCAGGAATGACAAGCTTCATCTGCAGTCCTGAACATCACAGCTTACTGCTCATTGGAGATACATTAGATCATCTCAGAGCAATCACACTGTGAAGACTTAGCAGTGGCCTTTATCATGAAGAGGACTGCATgggtttcattttgtttttctttactgaaagcAACATAAATGGTGGACAGGAATGTTAGAGTTCCTGCCAGCATCCTGCTGTTTACTCAGAACTACAAAAGAAGGGTAAAGAAAACTCCTAGCTTAAGttcagaagtgttttaaaaGGGAAAGGTTATATAAATTATATGAAATACAAAGAAGCTGTTTTGCATATGTGTGAGCTATTTTGCCCAATGAGTTGGTGGAGTTATGTTACTTGTTTTGTTCGTGATTTTTTACTTAAATAAATGTTCCTATTATcatatttataatatattttcaaatatatgcTATATATAGAGGCCCAATTTTAAACTCAAATGGAAATTTAAAGTTCTTGAAAGTGGTCTCATTCTGATTTATGCTACTATTTTTTTTATGGTAATTTTTTCATAATAATATATGcaataaaatgcagatttatttattaaatatagaggaaatatatttttgaattaTATTTCTGCTCATACATTTCAAACATTGCTTCAGAAATGTACATTTATATCCCAGTGGGTATTTTTAtagtagtttaaaaaataactatatatgtgcacacacaaaatTGGGGTTCACTCAACATTCCCTCATGATAAGCCACACTGACTTTGAAGAACATTATATACAGAGGGAGTTGGCTCCATAGTCTTtatgaagaaaagtaaaattctgtatttgaaaACATGAGCTCTGGGAAACAGCTAATCAAAAAACTTCAAACTACTTTTGTGTAAGAACCAGAGTGCTCAGTGAGAGAAATTGCCACCTACTGTCCAACTGTCAAATTTACttagtttttcaaatttctgCACGTTTAGTTAACTCACATTCTGATAAGCAAAAACATAACAATGCTTATGTATCAGCTTAATGCTTTTAGTCTCATCACAAAACATCCAAGATCAAACTTTCCTCTTGACTTTTGTGgaatttctcttcatttttacaAAACTGTGCCTAGAATATTTGCTGCCTGTAGAACCCTTTTTTATGTGTATGAAACAAATTCAAATCTATGCTAGCATAAATCAGAACTAAAGTCTGGCTCAGGCTCTCAATACAAATGAGGGGGGAAGGCGATAAGCACTGTAGGAAGTTTCAACTAATGATATCCTCATATGTCATTTTTACCTCAAATAATGAGCTCCAGATAATATATATTCTTGGTTGATATCCATTTAttgtctttaaagaaaaatgaattcaTAAATACTTCTTGACATTACAAAACTTAAGAAAAATTCCAAAACTTGACATATATCATGTGGACAATTGCATGACCCTTGAGAATTTGCAGTACTTATAATCTTCAAAATTATGTATCTAATGTGGCTTTGTCTCAAGTAGCAAGTGCTTGGAGTATCCATATTTTCTGATGAACGAAatcaaaacacaagaaaaaaagttatttctgcagtttaataatttttaaggaaaaagattGGATTACAACAGGGTCTAGGAATCTTCCTGCTCTTTCATTCACTTATtttaaggaagatttttttcagttttgcctTTGTTCTTCCAGCTGCAAAATGGGAACAATGTCTATGTCTACTCATCATGTCACAAGGCACTGTGAGGAGTCACTAAAACTTCTAAAGCtgtatgttaaaaaaatcctcttGCATTAAAGATTTAATTTAATTGCAATCTAGTACCTTGGAATGTGAAGCCTGAATGTGTCATTTAAAACATCACTAAAACATTATACAGGATATGTTATATTTAGCTTATACCTACCCTTACACGTGAGACAcctattaatttaaaatgaatgtgGCAACAACCCCATGCATTATCAGCAGCATCCAGAGCAGGGCCAGTGCTCCAACTCTCTGCAAGCTGACAAAGGACTGACAGAGCTTGCCATTTATCTGTATATTCTGTTcatgtacacacatgcacatgctAAGCAGCATCGGCAGCTTCCCCAGGCAGAAGCATCTCTGTTCAGCCATAATTCTGTGTGCTGTGCTTGCCACCTGCTGGATGCAGCCACAAATATGATTTTCATCTCCAAAGTTATTATAGGGAGAGACAGCAACACTTCACTGCCATCTGATGGATCTGGAGATCCTTACCTGTGGCAAAACTCCTGCAGAAATTACATACAAACTTGTCCATCTGTGAGACAGTTAATTTCCTTGACAGGATCTAAGAAAGCATTTCCTCATCACCTGCCCACCCCTTTGGTCACTGAAACCCAGTGTCCCCAATGACCACGAAAAAGAGCTCATTTGCTAACTGTTGGTTGTATTACTAGAAGAGCCATctcaaagagaagaaataaaaatcaaagccatTGGTTACTGATTTTGATCATTTCATGCCAGaggctgcatttttaaaaggcCATGTGTTCTAAGCTGCTGGTGCCACCTGTGTATACTTATGTCACGGAAAAAAGCACGAGCTTGCACTTTTGGCTGGGTTGCTGCAGGAGAGGTAGGAAGGGATTGCAGCTGGTACGCTTTAAGGGCAAGACTGACCTTGTACCAATAGGCAAAGAAAGTGGAAGACAAAGCTGCTGTTAAATAATGCTGGGAAATTGTTCTTCTCACGATAGCAAAACTGTCATCAGCTGCCAAATACAAGAGATTCTAGTTTAGTGTTcctctaaaagaaaaaaggtaaatcaACAAATACTAAAAATTATCTAGAGAGAAATCTTTCCAGGAACTTGGGTAGCAAGAGGAACTGAACTTTTAGAGCACAGTTACTGTATAAAGCCACATTCTGCAGTTTCAGGCATCCCCACAACCCCCCAGACTGACAGCTAACAGAAGAGTTCCCATTTTCCTCAGGATACCCACACCACTTCCATCATCTATCCAGCTGCAACCAAGGCAGGTGCTGAGAAACACGTTGTTGCTGAGCCTAACACCCCCCTGTCCACCAGCGTGCTGAAAATGCTGTGCTGGACTCCTGTGCATAGAGAGCACAGGGAAGACAGAGGCAAGGATCTGGCCTTTGCTCTGGTCTCTTGGCCATGTAGTCCCTACTGAGGGGCAGGTAGGAGAAGGCCAAAATATCCTTTGAGTCAAGGAGGTACCCAGTGCCAACAGAGGAGGGAGTAAGATTTGGCTCTGCATGAC
This is a stretch of genomic DNA from Pithys albifrons albifrons isolate INPA30051 chromosome 11, PitAlb_v1, whole genome shotgun sequence. It encodes these proteins:
- the AGTR1 gene encoding type-1 angiotensin II receptor, with the protein product MIPNYSTEETVKRIHVDCPVSGRHSYIYIMVPTVYSIIFIIGIFGNSLVVIVIYCYMKLKTVASIFLLNLALADLCFLITLPLWAAYTAMEYQWPFGNLLCKLASAGISFNLYASVFLLTCLSIDRYLAIVHPVKSRIRRTMFVARITCIAIWLLAGVATLPVVIHRNIFFAENLNMTVCGFRYDNNNTTLRVGLGLSKNLLGFLIPFLIILTSYTLIWKTLKKAYQIQKNKTRNDDIFKMIVAIVFFFFFAWIPHQVFTFLDVLIQLHVITDCKITDIVDTAMPFTICIAYFNNCLNPFFYVFFGKNFKKYFLQLIKYIPPNVSAHPSLTTKMSSLSYRPPENIRLHTKKTAGPFDTD